The Entelurus aequoreus isolate RoL-2023_Sb linkage group LG08, RoL_Eaeq_v1.1, whole genome shotgun sequence genome segment caaagaaagtgcagttTGTGCAGGAGCTAGCTGCAGGGTACGCTTGGAGGATAAATTGATTGCGATCATTGTCACGTCTTTTTTAAATATTGGTAAAATATTCTTGGGTACAGACAAATAGTTTTTAGAGAGTAAGAGATAAATCTTAGTTTCGGTTGTCCTTCAGTCTTTCTTAGAGTTGTTGCTACTTTCTGTTGTGACATCACGTCTCTAAAATCTGTTGGCATGTTTTAGCCTCATATATCTCTTATTATACAAAATGTATTGCACACAATAATATATTACTAATAGGGTTGGGAGGATGTTTCTGCATTGGGGACGTGATTGAGGCTCTTGTTCAGAAACACAGCTTGCCGTGCCTTTGCAGGCCTCTGGCTGGACAAATCCCGTCGTGGGTCCCAGTAAATCTTGCCAGAAACTGGACACACTGGAGGTGCAATtctcttctttaaaaaaatactgaTCCGTCCCCTGGTTCACATACAGACACTTAATTACTTTAATGTTCTCTATTTAAGTCACGTTTGATGTCCTCTTGGTGCTGTGTGCCAGAGCAGACTTTACACACTGTTGTTGAGCCGTTTTTTGACGTTTTTTAACATGCCAATAATTTTATGTGTTTTTTGCACCACTTTTTCTAAGCTTCTATATCTATTTGTATAATTGCACACACAAAGGTCTGTtcattgttcatatgtctctaaTGTGCACATCAGTCATTTTGAGGAGTAATTGTTTGACATTtctttatggtaaatgggttatacttgtatagcgcttttctaccttcaaggtactcaaagcgctttgacactatttccacattcacccattcacacacacattcacacactgatggcgggagctgccatgcaaggccctaaccacgacccatcaggagcaagggtgaagtgtcttgctcaaggacacaacggacgtgacgaggttggtagaaggtggggatcgaaccaagaaccctcggGTTGCTGCCACGgctactctcccaactgcgccacgccatccccagtGCCCTTTATTCAAACAGTTATCCAGCCTCACCTCTGAGTGTCACCAAAGTATCCAAAGCAGGAAGTTGGCTTGAGGCCTTTCCACGTTCAGTTCAATcctgatacatctcaactttgcagtgaaaaagtgTGTACGCCAAGTTTTTGTGCGTATGCACACTGAATACATGAGATGTTTGAGTACATGAGATGACACAGATGTTTTGGTAAAATTTTACGAGCTTGACTGTGACATTCGCTATGCCAAATAGTGGAGGGAAGGCTCGTAACCTGAATTTCTGCTCTCAACCTCTCAAACAGCTCGTATTCTGAAAACCTTGTAAATTAGGGCATTCGTAAGTCAAGGTACCACTGTATGATGAATATGCTTAAAATAAATACTACTAACATTCAATAATATTGTTACTGTACATAACTGTATTTGCCCTTGTTTGACAATACTGCTGTTGTTATGTGAGATGACGTATCTGACTATCTTTCATAGACTCTTAATAAATAGGAAAAAACACTTCATGAAGAACACTTGCAGAATCTTGGAAAAATCTGATAAAAGAAGAGagaattattaattaaaaaatacacgTAAGATCCGTTTTATTTATTAAACACTGTCGGAGAGGTCAGCCTTGGTTGGCGCAGGTATCTTTTTTGTTGAAAAGTGCAAATACTAGCAGGCTGGATTAAGCGGCACATATAATGTAACATTGTTCTCATCAAGGAGGGAGATGTAAACACGTTAAAACACTTGTTTTTTGTTTAGCTCAATAACATTCTTATGTTCTCTCATTCACTTCAGGAACTGCATGCTTGGCTCGTGTTACAAAGGCTTTGGATAACCGCCTTTTTTTTAAGTCCGAGAAATGTTTTTCTAATGCTGGGTATGTAGGTTCCTTGGAGTTTATTGTGGACTCAACTAAGAGCTGAACCTGCCAAGATGGCTGTTATCACCTTGCCTActctgatataaaaaaaaaatctttaaaggtTTCTGAGCTCGTTAATTTTCACTGCTGGTTCATTGAAACTGTAGTGGAATTGTGACCCTGACATCCGCTTCGAAATTTGTCAAAGATCTCCTGTCATTTGGCGGTGACTTGAACCGTCATGCCTCTATAACGTTTTTTGTGGCCTACTCTCCAAACAGACTCCCAGGAATTTTAGGGTCCATCAGCGCCTCTGTCGGTCTCCAGCACTCTTTTCCCGTCCCAACTTTCTATCACTTTTCCATGACTCACTTTGTTGTTCTTTCCAACTTCCTGCCTGTTTCCAGAGATTACAAAGCCCCTTGTTCTTCACGTTTTCCAGAAACTTGTGTGTCATCCAGCAGAAGTTACCAGTTTGGAGAGCGTTTTGCAGGGTGCCTGCGTGCGGTGGCGCAATGAGGCATATCTGTGCTAAGTTTTACATGCAATGTATTAATATTTTGTCCATAGCATAGTAACATCTACCTGAATACAAGCATGTGCCGCGATAGATGAATTTACAACAAAAGAGTGCTTGCAGAGAAATACGGTAACTGTAAAGTGTAAATGGACACAAAGGGCTTTAAGAGACAGTGTTACTGAATAAATAGgtattggaaaaaatccagaagtTAACCAAATGGATAgtaacttttttgttgttgtcttgtCCACACTCAAGTTACTAATAAGTTCATCCTAATCATTCAACAGCTTTGTCCAAACATTAGACACTGACACTTCTGTGGTGCTGCTTGATGAAGCTCTCCTGCTTCTTTATGCCATCAGCTGCTATCTGCTGGTGGGTCTTAGCCTGCTGGAGTCTGTCTGCCACTTCCACCACATTGCCAGGCTTGAGCGTATTCTTCTTGCTCCAGTCCCACACCTCCCCAAGCACACTGCCAACATCGCTGAGGTCACCGAGGTGATCAACCGAGTCGCATTTCTCCAGGTCTGAAACAATGGTCTGCAGACTGATGATGGACAAGCGGTCTGAACCGCCATGCTCCCCCACCAGCTGTTCCCTGTGGCCCCAACCACTCTCCCGGTGCTTCTCCACCCACAGCCTAGTTTTTTCATTGTCAACCCAGTCGCTCTCTATCTCACTTGCTCCCACAACGCTATGTAGCGGAACTCCGACAGCAACTCTGATATCAGCTTCAGCGCCAACCGGAGAGCTCCGTCCACCGCATACAGATGGTCGCCCCCTGCTGACTTGGATTCGCCCTCTCTGTGCATGGATCTGCTCACTGATCTGTTCAAGGTTTCGCAGAGCCACAGAGTAACGCGTTTTCACTTTTGACACATGCTCCTCCAGTTGCACAACTTTGGCCTTATGTTCCTGAAAGAGATAAGAGCAATGACGTTAGTGGATATGTTTAATGTATAATCGATACACAATGATATGATAGtacaaaaaagtaactggaaATGAAAAATTACATTTGTTAATTAATGGACTACATTATTATTAACTGTGTTGTATTAGCACGAGTGTTGGTTTCACTTTGTGTAGCAGCAGATGCACACATGCTTTAGGCGATTAAAACAACATTCATGTTTCCAGAGCTCTGTGTAAGAGTGGGTTGATTTTAAAAATAATGCAGATGTCACTGAACGTCTAGTATAGCACAACTAAAGCAGCTGTTTGCAACCTTTGCGCGAATGCCTAGAGGGCactaactttccaatgtgttcAGCATAATATTCCGCCCGCTTATGGCTTTTAGCACGCAATGAGGTGTCAACGATACAACCTCATTACGGTTCGGTCCGTACTTTGGTTCTTGGGCCACGGTTTTAGTTTGTTTTCCAATAAGTTTTTTTGTGCGTAAAGAGTAAAGTAAAcaactttttttcaaaaatatttttttcattttgcttGTCAGCAAAAACTGTATTTTTCAGTGAACATGAAGTATCACCGGTGTACTGATACTACAAACgtaaattaatgtattattaattttattttacaaaCTATCATTGAATGTCTATTCTATCATAACATAGACATAGCATAACTGCAAGTTGCTGATTTCTTCTCTGAGACTGCTTTTGTGTATGTCCCACAATGTACATGTGTAGTGATAACGATGAGTGACAAGCATGAACACCAAAAAAATTCCTAAGACTGATGAGCAATTTTTTTTCAGTATCATTACTAATTGGGAAAAATATaaacacttaaaaatatatacGTTGTGTTAAACCACTCGTACTAACATAAGCTAAATAccgaccaaccgagctataccggggcggtatagctcggttggtagagcggccgtgccagcaacttgagggttgcaggttcgatccccgcttccgccatcctagtcactgccgttgtgtccttgggcaagacactttacccacctgctcccagtgccacccacactggtttgaatgtaacttagatattgggtttcactatgtaaagcgctttgagtcacttgagaaaaagcgctatataaatgtaattcacttcacttcacttcactaacagCTGGTGTTTTTGTTATATGTTTAGTATGAAAATTGTAAccgtgagcaagttgcaaaaagCCCCTTTAACATTACAGTATCACATTAAAGTGCCAGCAAGTCAGCTGGAGCTGCTTCTggttggacaaaatgtgcatgacagcaagtgAGTGCGTTTTTGTGGAGCGAGAGtctgttttgaaactacacttgtgtggatggagatggtTTTAACACCAAAGAgttgttttttgtgtttgtgtgagCATGGACCAAGTGTTATGAGAAGAAAGCTGAGTAGAAAGCATATACATTTGAGTAATTAtaagcattattattttttataggaACATTGAGTTTATTCGGGTTTTAAATTATttgctacatccatccatccattaattttctaccgcttgtcccttttggggtagcgggggtgctggagcctatctcagctgcatattgCTATTGTTTGAATGCCATCCATCCAGTCTATGAAAAAAAGCCCAGACTCCCCGGTCTCCGGCCACCTCTACCAGTTCTACCAGAGGATCACAAAGGAATTCTCCAGCCAGCTGTGAAACAATCACTCCAGCGTGTAATAAGTCTATACCCCAGGGGCCTCCTTCTGTCGGGCATGCCTGggacacctccttagggaggcgtcaAGAAGGCATCCGGACTAGAtgcctggctcctctcgatgcaaAGGACCAGTGGCTCTAATCTGAACTCCTCTCAGGTGATCCTAAGAACAAAATTGCTGGATCTTCCTTCGTAGCGTGGCTGGACTTACCTGAGAAACAGTCATCGTTTAAATaatgttttcattttaaaatagcTCGTCGTGCAAGCTAGCTAATGCAGGTGTACTGTGTGGCCTGCAGTTTAAACAGTCTATGTGCTCTTGCATCTGGATCTTTCTCAGCCATTGTACGTTTGTATTATGCggtgttaaaaatgtatttcaaagaGGGGGACTGCTTTGTACACACCTCCAGAATGTGGTTGAATTGAGCCTTTAGCTCAAAGTAGGGTTTGGACTTGAGAATGACTTTCTTTAGTGATTTTTGGAGGGTTTGCACTCGTGCCTCAGCCTCTTGGCAGAGCTGCGTGACCCGCTGGTGTTCTCGCTCACTCCGAAAGCGTTCCTCCTCAGCCTCGTTTACCTGGTGAGCAAAAGTAAATGAAGCCTTAAACTCACAATTCTACACATTTTACACATTTCTACACATTTCAACTTAGTGTGACATATTCTGAAAGTATGACTTTTTTATCCATTTTCAACtgcaacataaaataaacatgattatgtTGTCATTTCATagttttatatatgttttattaaagTAACGCTGAAGGTAGGGAGTACAGTGGCAGTGTGGTTAGCATCAAATCTGGCTGACACCTCTCGGTTTGTTAAATCCAGATATTCTGACTTCCCTCTCCtttaaaaacatgcatgttaggttaATTGAAGACTCTAAATTGCCCATAATGTGAATGTAAGTGGAATGGCTTTCTATACAGAAGAACACCGTCCTTTTTCCAGGATAGAAATGaattaaatatattttgaaaatgtgaGCAATCCACAATGATACTTTGggatatgtgtttattttgttctgGCGGCACAGCTCGtacctagggatgatgctcgaaaccggttttgccggttgttcgataagaaaagaaccgagtcctctgactcgaatccctttttgagaaccggtacccgttatcgagaccactatagaaaagaaaaagagttggttatttattcgaatcccgtcccgacatgaaatgccccgtgagacatcacaagaaatgacgtcacgttaggggtgtaacggtacgtgttttgtattgaaccgtttcggtacaggggttccggttcggttcggaggtgtaccgaacaagtttccacacgaacatatgaagtagccgtctaagctaaagtcttaacaagctgctccacttccttctgcctcttctctgtcagtcctctacacagcacccagcatggtcccacccacacaaccatctgattggttagaactatagcggtaacagccaatcagcagtgtgtattcagagcgcatggtgtcagtgcttctgcggtggggttagcagataggtgtttagcaggcagcggactctccccaaattaaaataaacacctcccagtcaactactagtaacatcactatgagcccgttgacgttctagaaacaaactgcagctcagctcgctcgcagtcctggcttgagataAAGGCTacttagcttttagcgtaacgtgtgtgtgtgtgtgttagctcattgtgtggtgtgtgtgtgcgtgtgtgtgtgtgtgtgttgtgtgtgtgataaaaatcaactacaggcttcccaaatgctgtaataaattaagcatgatgagttgacttgaaactgtttaatgttgcactttttatatgtagaagaaaagttgtatcattttatttaatctgagcaacaacttgaggcagtttaatgttgattaacgtgggcagaattattatagtgttcccaatgttaaaaggataaagccattgtttacaaattcggtaaataaataatcaaaaaatttatattttgttgttttcttactgtaccaaaaatgaaccgaaccgtgacctctgaaccgaggtatgtaccgaaccaaaatttttgtgtaccgttacactcctaagtcacgtagctcagtcattaggcgcaggaaaaaaatggaccggaaaaagcgctccaaggcatggctacatttcaccaaaaaaaacgaggaagcggcaatatgcaattattgctaggcttcgctctcgtgtaagggggggagcacaacaagcatgttgaaacttGTTCCGGCTGCGCATAACCTGAAAGTTCGAgaaccgtgtcgtgtcttcgacacgtggagaagcagcggcaaagacgacgaagaacgcccctcttcttctgccagctgcccaagtcccagctacagtggcggtgacgccggtgagtaactaacgttaactgttgccggttaatttccatatctgctcacttgtagtaacgttacctcttatgtcaaccaggactgcagtaatgttagctagactaacgttacctaagcatagtcagtggctaacggtaacgttaacctttttgtatgtgtctgataacgttaacgttatcttgtagcctacaccacgacagagtttgcaagtctgtctaataaactagtgctttctttttttctttagtttatttggaacatgaacacacttacagtataatacatcacagtttcatatcatttcactttacaggagtaggaagaagtaaagcttatttaattctacccctttcccacttcatagcgtttacaaatatatatatcatttactgacctttttataataaaatatctgttaattagtatatacaacagttttgtaatatgtaattaattaattcagtcattattaatatactgagatgaagaatatcttattttcaataaggttgaaagtatttcccataattcttcttctttgtactttgtaagcactattcatttgaacaacctcttaaactggatcatattactaCAATGTttaatttctttacttaatccattcc includes the following:
- the sh3bp5lb gene encoding SH3 domain-binding protein 5-like — its product is MEPGTSRETRTDAGCHKRADMRENTPGEEAKGGNGGTVMLRRRGGDEAVKLKDEKCEYGGEVEDQVKRDDEDVGKYEEELDPRIQEELEHLNQASDEINKLELQLDDARSSYRKILTDSARKLNAQGSQLGACIEKARPYYEARRLAKEAQQETQKAALRYERAVSMHTAAREMVYVAEQGLLADRNTMDPTWQEMLNHATAKVNEAEEERFRSEREHQRVTQLCQEAEARVQTLQKSLKKVILKSKPYFELKAQFNHILEEHKAKVVQLEEHVSKVKTRYSVALRNLEQISEQIHAQRGRIQVSRGRPSVCGGRSSPVGAEADIRVAVGVPLHSVVGASEIESDWVDNEKTRLWVEKHRESGWGHREQLVGEHGGSDRLSIISLQTIVSDLEKCDSVDHLGDLSDVGSVLGEVWDWSKKNTLKPGNVVEVADRLQQAKTHQQIAADGIKKQESFIKQHHRSVSV